The genomic interval ACTTGAAGTATTAatttcattgccattaggatcgTCCTAACATTATGCTAGAAGTCACTCAAGACCTTTTAGGGTGCTGTGAGGAAATTGAGAGTTCCTCGCAGTAGACTGAAGTGTTTGATCAgtgtcaaagagtttgatgtgTCCTGATTACTACATGGCTGTGAACCTAGAATGTCACACACGAACTAGGCATAGTGTTATGCTAGTGATGTTTCACtgtcatgtatttttaataatcattaaaagttaatgatgatggatggtttgttaagagttaacaaaaaGGATCAACAAACTGCTAAGAGTTAATAGAGGGAGATCATTAGAGTTAAAATGAAGTCTTGaatccattaagagttaatgaaagggctattaagagttaataacgaGCCTTGATGCAATTtgtgaaaatttgaaatgaaaggcATAAAACAGTCAACATGCCTTCTTGAACGGTTGACCATTTAGCTAAAATGGTGGACTGGTTGTCTCGAATAGTTGATAGTTTCAAGGCATAGCATTTGATTTTGTGAGCCTTCTTTCGTCATTTTCATTGACAGAGCAATTAATTCTTTGTCAGCATGGTTATTAATGCATTCTCAAATGCATTAATGaaggagagagaagagggagacAAAAGAGAGGAAAGAATAACTTTCTCTTCACACCTTTTCCATTCTCTCTTTCGTGTCTTGTTTGAAGAAGTAGAAAACCCTCTCGACTCTCTGttgttcttctttctcttaCTCCATCAttgtctctcttctcttctccttgcTCTCTTCTTGTTGGTCCTTAGTCGTGAGACAACTGATTGCATCCGAGAAGAGCCAAGCACAACTTGGTGTCACCTTCGATCCGACTTGTCTAGCACATAGGTCCGACGAAGGGTTTCATTTTAGCTTAGGTGTGGACTACCTTAGTCCCCTAGGTCCCCTACAGCTGTAGGGGTGTCATGGTCATCTAAAGCTCAGGTACAGGAGCAGACGAGGCTTGGATGTGGTCTAGTTGGAAGCTGGTTTGTGGGAGCTTGTGGGTGACTATAAGAGTTCGAGTCTTAGCATATCATTGAACAACTGATGACATCTCCAACGTGCCTAAGGTAACATTTGTCCTCATGATTCTTTGATGTTTTGTATATGCATATGTCTGCCTATATCAAGTCATGAAACGGTTTTTGTTTCCTTTCCGCTGtgtttatgttatgtttttaaaaagttttgaaaaccatCTTCACCCTTTGCATGATCAACTAAGTGTTGGTGCATTCTTTCAATTCTTGCATGTTGAAGAATCTTTCATGAATTAATTTGGTGTACCCATGCAAGTGTTATGTGACATCTTTCTAATcttattcttgttttcttgtatatgaaaaaaaaaaagatccatGTTTTTGTTCGTACTATCATTTTGTTGCTGTGTCAGTTGGTAGGGATTCTTTTACTACCTTGGTAAATTTTGCttaaatatagaaaaaagaaTTCAGTCtcttcaattttataaaatgttggaATATGGACATCAAAAGAACAAAAGTAGTCCATTTTGATCTTGGGTAGAGGCCAAATTTGCATTGTCATTCATATCCCTCAATGTGTTAGTGCGGATAATTTTGTCATATCCCAAATTGTAATCTTTCACTGCCATTAATTTATTAGTCATATATCTTCCACTAGCTCAATATGGAGCTGACTTGTACCTTCAGATGCTATTGGAAGATGACATAACAAAATCTAACACCTGCGCAAAATACAAATGCACCTAAAAACTAATGGTAAATCTAGATGCCCATGCACctaaattaacaattttttaagAGCTTCTTTTCAGCTTATATATGGGAACATTTTACATCAAAGGAATATAAATAGACAAATATGCACTAGCTAGACAGAACTTTGATGAGGTCAAATTTACTTTTCTTGCATATTTTTTCAATGCATGGGTGATAATTGCGCAAGATCCTaccatgtaatatatatatatatatatatattccattcTTTCACTATTAATTGCTTATATCTATGTCATAATCCAGTCTAAATGTGGAGTTCTAATTTGAATGACTTTAGCTGtagtaaaaatacaaataatagaTTTAACacccatataaatatatatatatatatatatgcaattaaGAACATCATTTAGAGGTTGATTATTTTGCTTCCCTGTTCGCTAAATGTTAAAACTTGCAAATTGGAGGAGCATTTCCACTTCATTTCTGCTTGATCTTGACTTCTTAGGTTTTACTAATTTTGTAATGATTTGTTCCTAATAGGTTAATTTAGAAAAGTATcatagaaataaattaattggttGTCGTCAATTTTTCCTCTAGTTGGTAGTTCTTTCTTTATCCAAGTTTATTCTTACtttattcctctttctttcATTGTACTTTCATAACAAAAACAAGTAAACATTATATCATTTCCAATGATCGTAAGGGCTGAGAAAATAATGAACAATAATATTGGCCGCTAATAATCGTTGATAAATCATCAATAGTTCGAACGGTTTATAACCacgaaaaataattaatattctctGCAGAAGACTGCCGGCCGGGAAAAGGCCTCCCTTTGTATTATTGGCTTAGGGCAGGCCGCTGTTTAGGGTTTCCTATTCGCGATTCTTTTTAACAAGGTCCAGATTTCAGGCGCAGGCGTTTGAGATGTATATGGACGGAGACGAAGTGAAACGGCACTGAAAATGAAATGAAGCCCTGGTGGTGGATGGGTGCAGGAAAGGAAGTGAGAGGAGGGGAAGGGGCTTTATATCCAGATCACAGAAAGAACCAAGCTGTGAGAGATGGCCATGGCGATCAATAGAGAGAGGAGGCAAACGGAGCATTGCTGAGCCTGAGAGCGGCTGGAAACCCCCTAACATTCTTGACTTGTTACtgttatattaaataaattgattagcTAGGGAACATTAATATGGAAGACAGCTCCTCATCTTAAAAGAGGGCCACaatttttattaactttttcTCAATGTCTTTTCCTTGtcaggaagaagaaagagcccTCCAACTTCCCAAAATTATAACACGTACTAAGGGacgaaaataatatatatatatatatgctattaCGTACTATATATATAGTCCTTTAATTTCCTGTGGATTGATTTAGTCCGCACCTGACTCCTGAtatcactatatatattaattcccTCCCATTCCTTTCTCCTCTTATTTTCCTTTCCCATCCCTCAGTTTTTCTCAGCTTCCAAACACTCCAATGGATCTTAACTTTTTAAagtcatctgcatgtgaagatgaACAGATGGATATGCTTATGATGATGCACATGGATAAGGTGTCAGAACTCTTTGGACCACAGGACGTCGTTCCAGATCAGATTCCGGTGCCGGAGCTTCTTGGAGGAAGTACCATCACCAGCACCGGCAACTATTGTGCCGTTGGTTCACAAACATTAGGAAGCCGGCCTGTTAAGGAACCAGCCGCGGCGGCGCTACCTTTCCCTGCCAATTCAAGTGCGGGGAGGTGTTCAGATTCCGGCGAGTCACTCGCTGCCAGTAGACGTGCGATGAGGGAGATGATATTCCGGATAGCGGCAATGCAGCCAATTCACATTGATCCGGAAGCCGTGAAGCCTCCGAAGCGGCGGAACGTGAAGATATCGAACGACCCTCAAAGCGTGGCGGCTCGCAGGCGTAGGGAGAGGATCAGCGAGAGAATCAGGATACTTCAGAGGCTTGTTCCCGGTGGGACAAAAATGGACACCGCCTCTATGTTGGATGAAGCTATTCACTACGTCAAGTTCTTGAAAGCCCAGGTGAAATCTCTGGAGCGGGCGCCGGCAGCGACGGCTCATAAGCCAACCGGGATGAGGTTCCCGCCGCCGGCGGCGGACGGTAGCTACCAGTTCCCTCAGCCGTATTCGGATGCTTATTAGATTACCGTAAGTTATTTTCCTCAAGGGAGCTTGTATGCTGTAtcacaaaaaactaaaataatgcTATATAAAGAACAATTTTAATCTTATACTACATTCAAACTAtgaagtcttttttttttttttttttcctctttctctgTGGATGAGAGGCTGCAACCAGCTTTTATCACTACTATCAAAATTGGAGTTTAAGCTTGCATATCATCAATATGTTTTTGGATGTATAGAACATGGATGAAACAAAGTTTAATGTCCCCTTCTTCAGTTACCTAGCTAATACAACGAGACAATAGTGTGAATAGATGAAGATTTTGCTATGGTAGTGAACAGTTCAAATGAAGGTCTGGTTCTGTCTATGCTGGGAACAGGCACAGTGCCATAGCCAAATTAGATGCAGACCAGTATACAGtatggttttgattttgttgaaGAACTGATCGATGAGAGTATAATTACGTTACTGCATGGTTGACAGActgtctatctatctatctatatatatatgtatgtagacTGAACTGTTGCATGGGGGGAAATACAGGTTGACGGCTCATTGGAACAGTAAAACTGCCAAATTAGATTGCGACTGCCCTTTGACATTCAGAACTGCGTACCCTCCCAGacttgggaaaaaaaaacaCCTTAACTTCCCCTCAACCCTTCTGtttctagaaaacaaaaataccaaaaacaaaaatcccagattaattttattagatatACGCATccgtctctctctttctgcgTGTATGTAGTATTGTACTTAAGATTTTGGAGTCCTGagtcaaaatgtaaaaaatgagCACTCAAATCATACTAtaca from Diospyros lotus cultivar Yz01 chromosome 8, ASM1463336v1, whole genome shotgun sequence carries:
- the LOC127808415 gene encoding transcription factor HEC1-like translates to MDLNFLKSSACEDEQMDMLMMMHMDKVSELFGPQDVVPDQIPVPELLGGSTITSTGNYCAVGSQTLGSRPVKEPAAAALPFPANSSAGRCSDSGESLAASRRAMREMIFRIAAMQPIHIDPEAVKPPKRRNVKISNDPQSVAARRRRERISERIRILQRLVPGGTKMDTASMLDEAIHYVKFLKAQVKSLERAPAATAHKPTGMRFPPPAADGSYQFPQPYSDAY